Proteins from one Ipomoea triloba cultivar NCNSP0323 chromosome 1, ASM357664v1 genomic window:
- the LOC116031433 gene encoding uncharacterized protein LOC116031433, protein MEGNLSSGNMMTGNGSYPNMDLQGSIRVHHHQPQQVGLHQQQHHSLPRQGSMVRPPIHESFPLSIGGPQGCNKNISWNDYGRGEGVKSASDEEEPSFAEDAAEGYNDQNRGKKAPMWHRVKWTDQMVRLLITAVSYIGEEAAAEHSGRRKCSNLHKKGKWKLVSKVMAKRGHFVSPQQCEDKFNDLNKRYKRLNEILGRGTSCEVVENPTLLDLMDHISEKTKEEVRKILSSKHLHYEEMCSYHNGNRLHLPPDPDLQRALRLALRSRDDHDDNDVRGHGQDNNYEDDQDDELDEHERDQCEENHNFNVHHRMYVVPAGGSGKRAKPNVNLGNSLNSQDCSMTFSFQTQNANGDAMQTLSDGVRGSASQKKWLDHRTLQLEEHKLHIQVQMLELEQERLKWQRFNRKKDHELEMMRMENGRMKLENERMAMELKWKKMLTDNS, encoded by the coding sequence ATGGAAGGAAATTTATCATCAGGGAATATGATGACTGGCAATGGTTCTTACCCAAATATGGATTTGCAAGGTTCAATTAGGGTTCATCATCATCAACCCCAACAGGTTGGGCTTCATCAACAACAGCATCACTCTCTTCCTAGACAAGGGTCAATGGTTCGCCCCCCAATTCATGAGAGTTTTCCCCTCTCCATTGGTGGTCCACAAGGTTGTAATAAGAATATTTCTTGGAATGACTATGGCAGAGGTGAGGGGGTTAAATCTGCAAGTGATGAAGAGGAGCCTAGCTTTGCAGAGGATGCTGCTGAGGGCTACAATGATCAGAATAGGGGGAAGAAGGCACCCATGTGGCATCGTGTGAAATGGACTGACCAGATGGTGAGATTGCTAATTACTGCTGTTTCTTACATAGGTGAGGAGGCAGCTGCAGAACACAGTGGAAGGAGAAAATGCTCTAATTTGCATAAAAAAGGGAAATGGAAATTGGTATCGAAGGTCATGGCTAAAAGGGGTCATTTTGTTTCCCCTCAACAATGTGAGGATAAGTTCAATGATCTGAACAAAAGGTACAAGAGACTGAATGAGATTCTTGGGAGGGGAACTTCTTGTGAGGTTGTTGAGAATCCTACACTTTTGGATTTGATGGATCACATATCAGAGAAAACAAAGGAGGAAGTTAGAAAAATATTGAGTTCTAAGCATTTGCACTATGAAGAGATGTGTTCTTACCACAATGGGAACCGTTTACATCTTCCTCCTGATCCTGACTTGCAACGTGCACTACGCTTGGCTCTTAGAAGTAGAGATGATCACGATGACAATGATGTGAGGGGGCATGGACAAGATAACAATTATGAGGATGATCAAGATGATGAGCTAGATGAGCATGAGCGTGATCAGTGTGAagaaaatcataattttaatGTTCATCACAGGATGTATGTGGTGCCTGCAGGGGGCTCTGGAAAGAGGGCAAAACCAAATGTTAACCTTGGCAATTCCTTGAATTCCCAAGATTGTAGCATGACTTTCAGTTTTCAGACACAAAATGCTAATGGAGATGCAATGCAAACATTATCTGATGGTGTGAGGGGAAGTGCTTCACAGAAGAAGTGGTTGGATCATCGTACTCTTCAGCTTGAAGAACATAAGCTACATATTCAGGTACAGATGTTGGAATTGGAGCAAGAGCGCCTCAAATGGCaaagatttaataggaaaaaagACCATGAGTTGGAAATGATGAGGATGGAAAACGGGAGGATGAAACTTGAGAATGAACGCATGGCAATGGAGTTGAAATGGAAGAAGATGCTTACAGACAATAGTTAA
- the LOC116024606 gene encoding trihelix transcription factor GT-2 produces the protein MLGVSGLISASADGAATATAPPGEAPESGGAGSAAGGPESGAAVGGYGEEDKAEAERNSGGNRWPRQETLALLKIRSDMDVVFRDSSLKGPLWEEVSRKMAELGYHRSSKKCKEKFENVYKYHKRTKDGRASKADGKTYRFFDQLEAFEHTTPSHALPPPPRPQPPPLPPAAAVSPMVAPPLPGNNNNNAASNAGTTNVVVAANPPVSVPVTVPSTQNPFGAGVHNPINAPAFPPSSQTRSLSLPPPQAAANTGGFPSQRNVPGSPLSDSTSSSTSSDEDIQRRHRRKRKWKDFFERLMKDVIEKQEDLQKKFLEALEKRERDRMVREEAWRVQEMARMNREHDLLVQERSMAAAKDAAVLQFLQKVSEQHNLQIPITNATPAAAQIQIQLPESLSTPTQQPQPPPPPIPPHSQQPPPQGPEPISVAPPATMQFTISTPTPPVPTKILDVSKPPDNNAIESFTPASSSRWPKTEVQALIRLRTNLDTKYQENGPKGPLWEEISAGMRKLGYNRNAKRCKEKWENINKYFKKVKESNKKRPEDSKTCPYFHLLDAIYKERAKNEASFNPPGSALKPENNPMVPIMVQPEQQWPLPPDHHHHHHALNDHESDNIDEDDGDDEDDEDDEGGGAYEIVTNKPPSTTTTTTTTTATSTV, from the exons ATGCTGGGCGTGTCGGGGCTGATAAGCGCCTCCGCCGATGGGGCAGCGACAGCGACAGCGCCACCCGGAGAAGCTCCGGAGAGTGGCGGAGCTGGTAGTGCTGCAGGTGGTCCGGAGAGTGGCGCCGCCGTGGGAGGGTACGGGGAGGAAGACAAGGCGGAAGCGGAGAGGAATTCCGGTGGAAATAGGTGGCCCAGGCAGGAGACTTTGGCTCTATTGAAAATTAGGTCGGATATGGATGTTGTTTTCAGAGACTCAAGCCTGAAAGGCCCGCTGTGGGAGGAAGTTTCCAG GAAAATGGCGGAGCTGGGATACCATCGAAGCTCCAAGAAATGCAAGGAGAAGTTTGAGAACGTTTACAAGTATCATAAGCGGACAAAGGACGGACGCGCCTCCAAGGCCGACGGCAAAACTTATCGGTTTTTTGATCAGCTCGAGGCTTTCGAACACACTACTCCTTCTCACGCTCTTCCGCCGCCACCTCGCCCGCAGCCGCCGCCATTGCCCCCCGCCGCCGCGGTATCGCCAATGGTGGCGCCGCCATTGCCGgggaataataacaataatgctGCTTCTAATGCCGGTACAACCAATGTTGTCGTTGCTGCCAATCCTCCGGTTTCAGTGCCGGTTACTGTTCCATCTACGCAAAACCCTTTCGGTGCGGGAGTTCATAATCCGATCAATGCTCCGGCATTTCCGCCGTCATCTCAGACGAGATCGTTGTCGCTGCCGCCGCCGCAGGCGGCTGCGAATACCGGTGGGTTTCCGTCTCAACGGAATGTGCCTGGGAGTCCTTTATCGGATTCGACATCGTCGTCTACTTCGTCGGACGAGGATATCCAGAGGCGGCACCGGCGGAAGAGGAAATGGAAGGACTTCTTCGAAAGGCTAATGAAGGATGTGATTGAGAAACAGGAGGATTTGCAGAAGAAGTTTCTGGAAGCTCTCGAGAAGCGAGAGCGAGACCGGATGGTGAGAGAGGAAGCGTGGAGAGTTCAAGAGATGGCGAGGATGAACCGGGAGCACGATCTCTTAGTCCAAGAAAGATCCATGGCGGCGGCAAAAGACGCCGCCGTGcttcaatttttacaaaaagtCTCCGAACAGCACAATCTTCAAATCCCAATAACCAATGCAACTCCAGCAGCAGCGCAAATCCAGATACAATTGCCGGAAAGCCTATCAACACCGACACAACAACCACAACCGCCACCGCCGCCGATTCCGCCGCATTCTCAGCAACCGCCTCCGCAAGGTCCGGAACCAATATCCGTGGCCCCACCCGCCACAATGCAGTTCACAATCTCCACCCCGACGCCTCCCGTGCCGACAAAAATCTTAGACGTTTCCAAACCACCGGACAACAACGCCATCGAGAGTTTCACTCCGGCGAGCTCGTCTAGATGGCCGAAAACGGAGGTACAAGCGCTAATCCGTCTCCGGACGAACCTGGACACGAAGTACCAAGAGAACGGGCCGAAAGGGCCGCTGTGGGAGGAGATATCAGCGGGAATGCGGAAACTGGGGTACAACAGGAATGCAAAGAGGTGCAAGGAGAAATGGGAGAACATCAACAAGTACTTCAAGAAGGTGAAGGAAAGCAACAAGAAAAGGCCAGAAGATTCCAAGACCTGCCCCTATTTTCACCTGTTAGATGCTATATACAAGGAAAGAGCCAAAAATGAAGCTTCCTTCAATCCTCCCGGTTCAGCGCTAAAACCGGAAAATAACCCGATGGTTCCCATCATGGTCCAACCCGAACAACAATGGCCACTGCCACccgaccaccaccaccaccaccacgcTCTCAACGACCACGAGAGCGACAACATTGACGAGGACGACGGCGACGACGAGGATGACGAGGACGACGAAGGCGGAGGAGCCTACGAGATAGTAACAAACAAACCGCCATCtactaccaccaccacaaccaccaccaccgcgACTAGCACAGTTTGA